The proteins below come from a single Corynebacterium glyciniphilum AJ 3170 genomic window:
- a CDS encoding NAD(P)/FAD-dependent oxidoreductase, with protein sequence MTTATPFRPSGRHHVVIIGGGFGGLFAAKKFAGADVDVTIIDRTNHHLFQPLLYQVATGVLSSGEIAPTIRQILRKQKNARVIKAEVRDVNVDDKIITADLGGKDVVLQYDSLIVAAGASQSYFGNDHFAEFAPGMKSIDDALELRARITGAFERAEITDDPAEKARQLTFVIVGAGPTGVELAGQLAEMAHRTLRNEFRTTDTEQTRILLVDGGPQVLPPFGKKLGRKAQKTLEKLGVEVVTDSLVTNVDRDGVTWKNMKTDEETTVAAYCKIWSAGVAASPLGKHIADQIDGVEADRAGRVPVNKDLSVGDHKEIFIIGDMMSLDKLPGLAQVAIQGGEHVASLIRAEVEDGVTDRPDFKYFDKGTMAIVSRFNAVVKLDKAEISGPIGWFMWLAVHLMFMVGFRNRFVAAYSWGLNTLSANRWHLVATRQQLHARNALRKLRTLEDEQNIRSIEVRDNLKFGDGRDTRAVSD encoded by the coding sequence ATGACAACCGCCACCCCCTTCCGGCCTTCCGGCCGCCACCACGTCGTCATCATCGGCGGAGGCTTCGGCGGGCTGTTCGCCGCCAAGAAGTTCGCCGGCGCCGATGTCGACGTCACCATCATCGACCGCACCAACCACCACCTGTTCCAGCCGTTGCTGTACCAGGTGGCCACCGGTGTGCTGTCCTCCGGCGAGATCGCCCCGACGATCCGCCAGATCCTGCGGAAGCAGAAGAATGCACGGGTCATCAAAGCCGAGGTGCGTGACGTTAACGTCGACGACAAGATCATCACTGCTGATCTGGGAGGTAAGGACGTCGTCCTGCAGTACGACTCCCTCATTGTCGCCGCCGGCGCCAGCCAGTCCTACTTCGGCAACGATCACTTCGCCGAGTTCGCCCCCGGCATGAAGAGCATCGACGATGCCCTCGAACTCCGCGCCCGTATCACCGGCGCTTTCGAGCGCGCCGAGATCACCGACGACCCTGCGGAGAAGGCACGTCAGCTGACCTTCGTCATCGTCGGCGCCGGTCCCACCGGTGTGGAACTCGCCGGCCAGCTCGCCGAGATGGCCCACCGCACCCTGCGGAACGAGTTCCGTACCACCGACACCGAGCAGACCCGGATCCTGCTCGTCGACGGTGGACCCCAGGTGCTGCCTCCCTTCGGCAAGAAGCTCGGCCGCAAGGCGCAGAAGACCCTCGAGAAGCTCGGCGTCGAGGTCGTCACCGACTCACTGGTCACCAACGTCGACCGTGACGGTGTCACCTGGAAGAACATGAAGACCGACGAAGAGACCACCGTCGCCGCCTACTGCAAGATCTGGTCTGCCGGTGTCGCCGCCAGCCCGCTGGGTAAGCACATCGCCGACCAGATCGACGGCGTCGAGGCCGACCGCGCCGGTCGCGTCCCGGTGAACAAGGATCTCTCCGTGGGCGACCACAAGGAGATCTTCATCATCGGCGACATGATGAGTCTCGACAAGCTCCCGGGCCTGGCGCAGGTCGCGATCCAGGGCGGCGAGCACGTCGCTTCCCTCATCCGTGCCGAGGTCGAGGACGGCGTCACCGACCGGCCCGACTTCAAGTACTTCGACAAGGGGACCATGGCCATCGTGTCCCGGTTCAACGCCGTGGTGAAGCTGGACAAGGCCGAAATCTCCGGCCCGATCGGCTGGTTCATGTGGCTCGCGGTGCACCTGATGTTCATGGTCGGCTTCCGTAACCGTTTCGTCGCCGCCTACAGCTGGGGACTCAACACGCTGTCCGCCAACCGGTGGCACCTGGTGGCGACCCGCCAGCAGCTGCATGCTCGTAACGCCCTGCGCAAGCTGCGCACTCTCGAGGACGAGCAGAACATCCGGTCCATCGAGGTCCGGGACAACCTGAAGTTCGGTGACGGCCGGGACACCCGCGCCGTGTCCGACTAG